A region of the Bryobacteraceae bacterium genome:
GCAGCGCCTGGGCCGTGTCCGGCTGCCGGCCCGCGCTGACCAGCCGCAGCGCATAGCGGCCGATGCTGATGCCGTCGCGGACCGTATACGGTTCGTCCATCTCGTGCGCCGCCTGGAGGAACCGTGAAATTCTGTAGAGAACTTCCTCTTCAGCCATCGGCAAATTCTGCCTGAGAATTTCCAGTTCTTCCTCCATTTCCGGAAAATCCACGTGGATTTGCGGCTGAAGGCGCGAATAAATATACTCGGGCAGGTCGAAGGTGGATGCGTCCTCGTTCATCGTGCACACCAGGCGGAACTCGGGGCGGGCGGGGATCTTGATGCCCGCCACGATGCTCTCCACATAGCGGCGCGCGTCCAAAAGCGGCGCCAGGCTCGCCCAGCTTTTCTCCGGCATCCGGTTCGCTTCGTCGAGGATCGCCACGCCGCCGCGCAGCATCGCGGTCACCAGCGGCGAGGCCACGTAGCGCAGCGTGCCCGGACCCTCCACCACCGGCTGCACGATCAGGTCTTCAGGGCGCGTGTCCACCGTGCCCTGCATGATGTAAACTTCGCGTCCCAGCCGCCGTGCCGCCGTGTAGGCCAGTGTGGTCTTGCCGACGCCCGGTTTGCCGGTGATGCGCGGGTTCATCGGCAGGTCGCCTTCGCCCAGCGTCATCCAGGCGGCCAGCAGTTCGCGCAGCACCTCTTCCTGCCCGATCCACTCCGCCGCAAACTCCACCGGATGGCTGAGGTGCAGCACGACGCCTTCCACTTCCACCGTCATACTTCCATTTTCCCGCGGGCGCATCGGCGGCCGGCGGCTGCGCCCGGGCGCAGCAAAAAGGCGGGTGCGCGGGCACCCGCCTGGGAACCGGGAACGATCGGCGCGACCGCTT
Encoded here:
- a CDS encoding ATPase produces the protein MTVEVEGVVLHLSHPVEFAAEWIGQEEVLRELLAAWMTLGEGDLPMNPRITGKPGVGKTTLAYTAARRLGREVYIMQGTVDTRPEDLIVQPVVEGPGTLRYVASPLVTAMLRGGVAILDEANRMPEKSWASLAPLLDARRYVESIVAGIKIPARPEFRLVCTMNEDASTFDLPEYIYSRLQPQIHVDFPEMEEELEILRQNLPMAEEEVLYRISRFLQAAHEMDEPYTVRDGISIGRYALRLVSAGRQPDTAQALRFAIRHVLGEEALRYAG